A single window of Triplophysa dalaica isolate WHDGS20190420 chromosome 14, ASM1584641v1, whole genome shotgun sequence DNA harbors:
- the lysmd4 gene encoding lysM and putative peptidoglycan-binding domain-containing protein 4 has product MRRGDPLPQAFQAPVDVHASADGQVYMFRHGKEKLDNSSEDEEPNVMELWPRSRESSSWERERTEVLLLERDVSHEDNLNKLALQYGCKVADIKRVNNFFQEQDMYALKSIKIPVKKHGLLTEAPFELRDPQRRPSNDVLSPSQHPNGAETSISGRPQVQEFTNFLKEVDSDIERLIQSTDPPEEVFSGSSTGSRRWGWRNHGLRSYGADWGIQWWNALVAMLLIGIVLPIFYVVYFKTQDSGESVVNNEVVNISVPTSNSTMSMNHGNIL; this is encoded by the exons ATGAGGCGTGGAGATCCTCTCCCACAAGCCTTTCAGGCTCCAGTGGATGTACATGCCAGTGCGGATGGCCAAGTGTACATGTTCAGACATGGAAAAGAAAAACTGGACAACTCATCTGAAGATGAAGAACCCAATGTGATGGAGCTCTGGCCACGAAGCAGAGAGTCATCCTCATGGGAGAGAGAACGAACCGAAGTGCTTTTGCTGGAAAGAGACGTCTCCCATGAGGACAATCTCAACAAACTAGCCCTTCAATATGGATGCAAG GTGGCAGACATAAAAAGGGTGAACAACTTTTTTCAAGAGCAGGATATGTATGCACTGAAGTCCATCAAAATTCCTGTAAAGAAGCATGGCTTGCTGACAGAGGCCCCCTTTGAGCTCAGGGACCCTCAGCGAAGACCCTCTAATGATGTTTTATCACCCAGCCAGCATCCGAACGGTGCTGAAACGAGCATCTCGGGCAGACCTCAGGTGCAGGAGTTCACCAACTTTCTTAAAGAAGTGGACAGTGACATTGAACGTCTTATCCAAAGCACAGACCCACCGGAAGAGGTCTTTTCTGGCAGCTCTACGGGATCTAGACGATGGGGATGGAGAAATCATGGCTTGCGGAGCTACGGTGCAGACTGGGGTATTCAGTGGTGGAACGCTCTGGTTGCTATGTTACTTATCGGTATTGTATTACCTATATTTTATGTGGTATATTTCAAAACTCAAGATAGTGGTGAATCTGTAGTGAACAATGAAGTGGTCAATATTTCAGTGCCTACCTCAAACAGTACAATGAGCATGAACCATGGGAATATCCTCTGA